A portion of the Sulfurospirillum diekertiae genome contains these proteins:
- a CDS encoding NADH-quinone oxidoreductase subunit C — MMRSYSDKQNVQKKPYFSDRYFVAPQIPKDVVESDEVFTNDLAVLKAKFEIKEAYIQRGQLVVYIDPKDNVEVLKTLRDELFYNFLSEHSAIDWLAKSGEFEIFYQLLSTSKRKRLRVKCFIKEKEVLKSVISLYSSANWAEREMYDMFGVIISGHPYMKRLLMPDDWFDHPLRKTYPLHGDEVAQWYEIDKIFGKEYRDIIGPEERDSARIDVKDTHRFAHLNHEVPFGAEPSQEKTFTDYQEEGGVFIVKKLKKEDAKIVKERY, encoded by the coding sequence ATGATGAGAAGTTATAGTGATAAACAAAATGTTCAAAAAAAGCCTTATTTCAGTGATCGTTATTTCGTTGCACCACAAATTCCTAAAGACGTTGTTGAAAGTGATGAAGTTTTTACCAATGATTTAGCCGTTTTAAAAGCAAAATTTGAAATTAAAGAGGCATATATTCAAAGAGGTCAACTCGTTGTTTATATTGATCCTAAAGATAATGTAGAGGTGCTCAAAACACTTCGAGATGAACTTTTCTATAACTTTTTATCTGAACACAGCGCCATTGACTGGTTAGCAAAAAGTGGAGAATTTGAAATTTTTTACCAATTACTTTCGACTTCTAAACGCAAACGTCTACGTGTTAAATGTTTTATCAAAGAGAAAGAGGTGCTCAAAAGCGTCATTAGCCTCTATTCGAGTGCAAATTGGGCAGAGCGTGAGATGTATGATATGTTTGGTGTTATCATCAGTGGGCATCCTTATATGAAACGACTCTTAATGCCCGATGATTGGTTTGATCATCCTCTTCGTAAAACCTATCCGTTGCATGGTGATGAAGTGGCACAGTGGTATGAGATCGATAAAATTTTTGGTAAAGAGTATCGTGACATCATAGGACCCGAAGAGCGTGATAGTGCGCGTATTGATGTGAAGGATACCCATCGTTTTGCACACCTTAATCATGAAGTTCCTTTTGGAGCTGAGCCAAGTCAAGAAAAAACGTTTACTGATTACCAAGAAGAGGGTGGCGTATTTATCGTGAAAAAACTCAAAAAAGAAGATGCCAAAATCGTGAAAGAGAGATACTAA
- a CDS encoding NuoB/complex I 20 kDa subunit family protein, with translation MAQHKINYLQEAGLPVALTTVDKLVQWGRSNSLWPLTYGLACCAIEMMATGASRYDFDRFGTIFRASPRQADVLVIAGTLTKKHAPFMRRLYDQMPDPKWVISMGSCANTGGMFNTYATVQGADRIVPVDIYLPGCAPRPETLQYALMLLQKKIRTEKASRRLEPKRLV, from the coding sequence ATGGCACAGCATAAGATAAATTACCTTCAAGAAGCAGGGCTTCCTGTGGCGTTAACTACAGTGGATAAGCTTGTTCAATGGGGTAGAAGTAACTCGTTGTGGCCACTGACGTATGGACTTGCTTGTTGCGCGATTGAAATGATGGCAACGGGTGCGAGTCGTTATGACTTTGACCGTTTCGGAACGATTTTTCGAGCGAGTCCTAGACAAGCAGATGTACTTGTGATTGCAGGGACGCTGACCAAAAAACATGCTCCGTTTATGAGACGTTTGTACGATCAAATGCCTGATCCAAAGTGGGTGATTAGCATGGGAAGTTGTGCCAATACGGGTGGTATGTTTAACACCTATGCAACTGTTCAAGGAGCAGATCGTATCGTTCCTGTAGATATTTATCTCCCAGGTTGTGCTCCACGACCTGAAACCCTTCAATATGCCCTAATGCTTCTACAAAAGAAAATTCGAACAGAAAAAGCATCACGCAGATTAGAACCTAAAAGGTTGGTATGA
- a CDS encoding NADH-ubiquinone oxidoreductase subunit E family protein — protein sequence MQRYDLRHLGDNFYGRMLEIIDETSMGEVSIFMFEIGDFSPIQKSADVIKEAGWTLMNSLKFNETDWTIVVKKVKSEVA from the coding sequence ATGCAACGTTATGATTTACGCCATTTAGGCGATAATTTTTACGGACGTATGCTTGAGATCATTGATGAAACTTCCATGGGCGAAGTTTCTATTTTTATGTTTGAGATCGGTGATTTCTCCCCTATTCAAAAAAGTGCAGACGTTATCAAAGAAGCGGGTTGGACATTGATGAACTCTTTGAAGTTCAATGAAACAGACTGGACGATTGTCGTTAAAAAAGTGAAAAGTGAAGTAGCATAA
- the nuoD gene encoding NADH dehydrogenase (quinone) subunit D has product MQKVNRLKPFFENVVFEREDNHMIVNFGPQHPSSHGQLRLILELDGEKVSKATPDIGYLHRGMEKMAENMIYNEFLPTTDRMDYIAASANNYGFALAVETLIGLEVPRRAKVIRMMLLELNRISSHLFWLATHALDVGAMTIFLYAFREREYTLDLIEDYCGARLTHSSVRIGGVPLDLPQGWIAGLNKFINHLPIDIGDYEGLLDQNRIWKMRLEDVGVVTPEQAQSWGCSGPMLRGSGIAWDIRKEEPYELYNEVEFDVPVSTTCDSYGRYKLHMEEMRQSIRILKQLIPMYEQTSPEIIAHAPNYVSAPKEQIMTQNYSLMQHFVLVTQGMRPPVGEVYVATESPKGELGFYINSQGDPYPYRLKLRTPSFFHTAFLQELLVGEYLADVVAIIGNANIVFGEIDR; this is encoded by the coding sequence ATGCAAAAGGTCAACAGACTTAAACCCTTTTTTGAAAATGTGGTCTTTGAGCGTGAAGACAACCACATGATCGTAAACTTTGGACCACAGCATCCAAGTTCGCATGGACAATTACGCCTGATATTAGAACTTGATGGCGAGAAGGTTTCAAAAGCAACACCTGATATTGGCTATTTGCATCGTGGTATGGAAAAAATGGCTGAAAATATGATTTACAATGAGTTCTTGCCAACCACCGATAGAATGGATTATATCGCTGCGAGTGCAAACAACTATGGTTTTGCTTTAGCGGTAGAGACACTCATCGGTCTTGAAGTTCCAAGACGTGCTAAAGTGATTCGTATGATGCTTTTAGAACTCAACCGTATCTCTTCTCACCTTTTCTGGCTTGCAACGCACGCGCTTGATGTGGGCGCAATGACCATTTTCCTTTATGCTTTTAGGGAGAGAGAATATACACTTGATTTGATCGAAGATTATTGTGGTGCACGTTTGACACACTCTTCAGTAAGAATTGGTGGCGTGCCTCTTGATCTTCCACAAGGGTGGATTGCAGGATTGAATAAATTTATTAACCATTTACCGATTGATATTGGTGATTATGAAGGGTTATTAGACCAAAACCGTATCTGGAAAATGCGTTTGGAAGATGTGGGTGTCGTGACACCTGAACAAGCGCAAAGCTGGGGCTGTTCTGGTCCAATGCTTCGAGGCTCTGGTATCGCATGGGATATTCGTAAAGAAGAGCCTTATGAACTCTATAATGAAGTGGAATTTGATGTGCCCGTGAGTACAACCTGTGATAGTTATGGAAGGTATAAATTGCATATGGAAGAGATGCGCCAAAGTATTCGCATTCTCAAACAGCTCATTCCGATGTATGAACAAACTTCCCCTGAGATTATCGCACATGCTCCAAATTATGTTTCCGCTCCCAAAGAGCAGATTATGACGCAAAATTATTCGTTAATGCAACATTTTGTGTTAGTAACGCAAGGTATGCGCCCACCTGTGGGTGAAGTGTATGTGGCTACTGAATCACCAAAAGGAGAGCTTGGTTTTTACATTAATTCCCAAGGTGATCCATATCCGTACAGATTGAAACTGAGAACACCAAGTTTCTTCCACACCGCTTTCTTACAAGAGTTGTTAGTAGGTGAATATCTTGCCGACGTTGTTGCGATCATTGGTAACGCAAACATCGTCTTTGGCGAAATTGACAGATAG
- a CDS encoding NAD(P)H-quinone oxidoreductase subunit 3, giving the protein MTPLSHMDFAHPYFGAFFLLIFGAVVFYGITVLARSISRKMARLDTEKLKLSIYECGPEVTKQPNKISAHFYLFAVLFILFDVEIIFMFPWAVDFKVLGMFGFTEMILFVIVLTIGFVYAWKKGALEWHSIR; this is encoded by the coding sequence ATGACCCCCTTGTCGCATATGGATTTTGCCCATCCTTATTTTGGAGCTTTTTTTCTCCTTATCTTTGGTGCTGTTGTTTTTTATGGTATTACTGTATTGGCACGCTCGATCAGTCGCAAGATGGCACGATTGGATACCGAAAAACTCAAGCTCAGTATTTATGAGTGTGGCCCTGAAGTTACAAAGCAACCCAATAAAATTTCTGCACATTTTTATCTCTTTGCCGTTTTGTTTATTCTGTTTGATGTTGAAATTATTTTTATGTTTCCTTGGGCAGTAGATTTTAAAGTCCTAGGAATGTTTGGGTTTACTGAAATGATTTTATTTGTCATCGTTTTAACCATTGGTTTTGTATATGCATGGAAAAAAGGAGCGCTCGAATGGCACAGCATAAGATAA
- a CDS encoding ATP-binding protein, with protein MQYLVDFLESKTVQTSKIYEHLKCSIDEAKFLQMMTKEYVLGSVEMGVADGLIKLFGDKNYAHLQQLSLVKDIIEQGWIIQNSFLTSKIMDVSNLELLNSTVTLSSAFLKLLEEGTLEVVLPDVTPYEDHLEYLKDQFFRIELYQKLSQTKHNATENSPSIGRLKNKLELLESRIIERIKVTQNEIIVETIFKENELNAKEQLIFLALLKEEYAGEFESLRDMNTLISLISVDDYEKIKNRSLLEEGSKLIENLIIDYDEMLSTFGGVTRSFFISEEFLQKIMHPNKEKKSKKIKLDMLIGEQELFELIDPKTNLDDVILHPKTKEVLDNLLKQIDKNVVKLLREWGIKERRSGIDAKIILYGPPGTGKTMTALSLAKSMKKRVLSFDCSKILSKYVGESEKNVRSIFDTYKELCKKTKSEPLLLLNEADQFLSARSTDSGASADKMHNQMQNIFLEQIERFDGLLIATTNLLETIDPAFSRRFDYKIAFEKPDLKQRIELWKKLLPENATYEEGLDIEKLALYPLTGGQIKVVLKNTALKVATKAKPLFTFEDFKLAIDRETKGAFGDAKSVGFMN; from the coding sequence TTGCAGTATTTGGTAGATTTCTTAGAGAGTAAAACGGTTCAAACATCAAAAATTTATGAGCATCTTAAATGTTCTATTGACGAAGCAAAATTTTTACAAATGATGACCAAAGAGTATGTCTTAGGTTCTGTAGAAATGGGCGTTGCTGATGGTCTTATTAAACTTTTTGGTGATAAAAATTATGCTCATTTACAACAACTTTCTCTTGTTAAAGACATCATTGAACAAGGTTGGATTATTCAAAATAGCTTTCTAACTTCAAAGATTATGGATGTCTCCAATTTAGAACTTTTAAACAGTACCGTCACTTTAAGCTCTGCTTTTTTGAAGCTATTAGAAGAAGGAACACTTGAAGTAGTGTTACCAGATGTTACGCCTTATGAAGATCATCTCGAATATTTGAAAGATCAATTTTTTCGTATTGAACTCTATCAAAAATTAAGTCAAACTAAGCACAATGCTACGGAAAATTCACCGAGTATTGGACGACTAAAAAATAAACTTGAACTTTTAGAGAGTCGTATTATTGAGCGTATAAAAGTAACACAAAATGAGATCATTGTTGAGACGATTTTTAAAGAAAATGAGTTGAATGCAAAAGAGCAGCTTATTTTTCTTGCACTTCTAAAAGAGGAGTATGCAGGGGAGTTTGAAAGTTTACGTGATATGAATACATTGATTAGCCTTATTAGCGTGGATGATTATGAAAAAATTAAAAATCGGTCTCTTTTAGAAGAAGGGTCAAAACTTATTGAAAATCTTATTATTGATTACGACGAGATGCTTAGCACTTTTGGCGGCGTGACACGAAGCTTTTTTATTAGTGAAGAGTTTTTGCAAAAGATTATGCATCCTAACAAAGAGAAAAAAAGCAAGAAAATTAAACTTGATATGCTCATTGGTGAGCAGGAACTTTTTGAATTAATCGATCCTAAGACCAATTTGGATGATGTGATTTTGCATCCAAAAACCAAAGAGGTGCTTGATAATTTACTAAAACAAATTGATAAAAATGTGGTGAAATTACTGCGTGAATGGGGTATAAAAGAGCGTCGTAGTGGCATTGATGCCAAGATTATTCTTTACGGCCCTCCGGGTACGGGTAAAACGATGACGGCACTCTCTTTAGCCAAGTCGATGAAAAAACGTGTCCTTAGCTTTGATTGTTCTAAGATTCTTTCCAAATATGTTGGTGAGAGTGAAAAAAATGTACGCAGTATTTTTGATACCTACAAAGAGTTGTGCAAAAAGACCAAAAGTGAGCCATTATTGCTTCTCAATGAAGCCGATCAGTTTTTAAGTGCACGTTCAACCGATAGCGGAGCAAGTGCCGATAAAATGCACAATCAGATGCAAAATATCTTTTTAGAGCAGATTGAACGTTTCGATGGACTACTTATTGCAACGACAAATCTTTTGGAAACGATTGATCCTGCATTCTCAAGGCGTTTTGACTATAAAATTGCTTTTGAAAAGCCTGATTTGAAACAACGAATTGAACTTTGGAAAAAACTTTTACCTGAAAATGCGACCTATGAAGAGGGATTAGATATTGAAAAACTCGCTTTGTATCCACTGACGGGTGGGCAGATTAAAGTGGTACTTAAGAATACAGCTTTGAAAGTTGCCACTAAAGCAAAGCCTTTATTTACCTTTGAGGATTTCAAACTTGCTATTGATCGTGAAACCAAAGGTGCCTTTGGTGATGCTAAGTCGGTTGGATTTATGAATTAA